TGCCGCCCTGCCCGTGGAGAAGCGCACCATAGACCGACATGAGAGTGACCATCGTCCCCATGATGACGGCCTTCAGGGTCACCAGATGCCGTCGGGGGCGCTCCACGGGGCAAGCCACCCGGTGGGCCACCCAATGGGCGAGCCGCCCCACCAGAAGGGCCTCCAGCACGAAGGCCACGGCAAAGCCAGGCCAGAAGCCCAGGGCGAGACGGGGAAGGACCTGGAGCCGGAACCCCAGGTGCAGGACGAGATTGTAGAGGGTCATCCCGATCACCATGCCGGTGACCATCAGGATGCCGAAGACCAGATTCTCCTTGGGGCTCTTGCCCATGGTGTGCCTCATGTGGGATGGGTGGGCGATCGACTCCCGGAGGGAAGACCGCAGGAATGGCCGGGAAAGGCTTCAGCGGGTCCCGGATGCCGCCTCGAAATTCGCCCCTACGGCCCGCAGGAGCCGGAGGAGCTCCAGACGGTCCGCCTCGGGAAGGGGAAGGAGGGTCTGGTCCAGGATCCAGCGATGGGCCTCACCGGCCTTGGCCTGGAGCGCCCTGCCGGTCTCCCCGGGACGGACCCGCATGACCCGCTGGTCCCCGGGATCACTCCAGCGCTCCACCAACCCGGAGGACTCCATGCGCTGCAGCAGGCCGGTGAGGGCCGCCGGACTCAGGTCCAGGACCCGGCCCAGCTCCCGCTGGGTCATCTCGCCATGGTCACCGAGGGCCCGCAGGCAGGCCCCCTGGGCCGGGGGAAGCCCGTGGACCGCGAGCCGGCGCCCCAGCAGCCGCTGGCGCAGGAACTGGATGTGCCTGAAGGCCTCAGCCACCGCCAGGGCCGTCTCATCGGCACCTTCGAGGCTCGTGGAGGCAGAAGATTCATTTCGCATACGAAATATTAGCATGCGAACTATGCATCGAGGCGAGAAGAATTTCACTTGCTATCTTTTTCATAGCTACTATTTTTTCTGTAGCACCCACCTGCCCAGGGGGCAGGCTTCCAGAAAGGCCCTCCCATGCCCGTCATCCAAGTCGCCATACAGTCCCTCCCCCCGGAGACCAAGAAGAGCCTGATCAGCTCCCTGACGGCAACCGCCGCCCAGGTGACCGGGATCCCCGAGGCCAAGTTCATCGTCTTCATCGCGGAGCACCCGGCGGACGCCATCGGCATCGGCGGCCGGACGCTCCAGGAGCTGAAGGCCGAGGCCCCCCACTGAGGGAGCGCGGCTTCCCGCCCCCCTCGGGCTACACTATCCGGATAACACTGCGTCTGAACCCTCTCTGCGTCTGCTCCCCATGGCCATTCCCCTTCCAGGCACCCCCGTCCGCGGCTCCCAGTCAGGGGCGCCCATCATGGCGCTCTTCGACCTCCTGGGGCGCCGCTGGGCCATGGGGATCCTCTGGCAACTGAGCCGGGGGCCCGCCACCTTCCGGGGGATCCAGAGCGCCTGCGAGTCCATCTCACCCGCCATCCTCAACGCCCGCCTGAAGGACCTGCGCCAAGCCGGCCTGGTCCTGCATGGCGAAGGCGGCTACCGGCTCACGGAGCTGGGACGGGAGCTCTACGGCCTGCTGGAGCCCTTCGGCACCTGGGCCTTCAAGTGGGGGCAGACCCTGGCCCCTGAAGAGGTGGCCCGCTGGAAGGCGGCCAAGGACCAGCGCAGCACCTCCGAGCCTTGAAGGCCCGGGCTTCCGGAGACCCTCCATGAGCTTCATCCCAGGCAGAGTGCTCGGCCCCTGCAAGGATCTCCCGGATCTCTGGGTAGTGGTGGACCAGGACAGGGCTTTGATCCGTGAGCGGGGCCCGGAGCCGGGTCTGTTGGAGTCCTCGGATCTGCCCCTCCTGGGGATCGACCCCGCCGCAGGACTCCCCCTGGGACAGAGCCCTTCCCGCAGGGGACTGATGCTCCGGCGGGACGCCGCCCTGCCCCTCCCGGAGGGTTTCGCCTGGCGGGAGATCCGCTCCCTCTTCGGACTGCTGGGGGAGGAGGCCTTCGCCCTCGCCGGGCGGGCCAACCTGCTTGCCGGATGGGACCGGGCCCACCGTCTCTGCGGGGCCTGCGGCAGCGGTCTGGAACTGCGGGCGGAGGAGTGGGCCAAGGCCTGTCCGGCCTGCGGCCAGGTCTACTATCCCCAGATCTGCCCGGCGGTCATCGTCTCCGTGGTGGATGGCGACCGGATCCTGCTGGCCCGGAACCGCCAGCACCGCTACTCTTTCTTCTCAGTCCTGGCAGGCTTCGTGGAGGCAGGGGAAACCCTGGAGGATGCGGTCCACCGGGAGGTCCTGGAGGAGGCGGGCATCACCGTGAAGAACCTCCGCTACTTCGGCAGCCAGCCCTGGTCCTTCCCCAACTCGCTCATGGTGGGCTTCCAGGCCGACTATGCGGGCGGGGAACTCAACCCCGACCCCGGGGAACTCCTGGAGGCCGGATGGTTCACCCGGGAGAGTCTGCCCGAGATCCCGGGCTCCGCCAGCATCGCCTGGAGGCTCATCGAGGCCTTCCTGCGGTCGCCGCAGCGCTCCTGACCCGGTCAGGGCCCCAGTTCCGCAGCCACAAGCCTGGCCACCGCCACAAGGACAGCCTCCTGCTCAGCCAGATCCCCCCGGCCACCGGAGGTGTATACCGCCAGTAACAGGGTGGGGGACCCCGGGCGCTCCACAAGCGCCACATCGTTCACGGCACCCCGCGGCCCGGTGCCGGTCTTGTCCAGGACCCTCCACGAGGAGGGGAGCCCGGCCCGTAAGCGATTGCCCCCGGTGGTACAACCCGCCATCCAGGCCCGCAATCGCCGCCGGGAAGCCGGGGTGAGGACAGGACCCTCGATGAGGCGCGAAGCGCTCCGGGCCATGGCCTCGGGGGTCGTGGTATCCCGAGGATCTCCTGGACGATTCTCATTGAGATCCGGTTCCCTGCGGTCCAGACGGGTCACGCCATCTCCCAGGTGCCGCAGGCCCGCCGTGAGGCCTTGGGGACCACCCAAACCCTCCAGCAGCAGATTTCCCGCCGCATTGTCACTCACGGTGATGGCCGCTTCGCAGAGTTCACCCACCTTGAGAGTGCCCTCCCCCACCCGGGCACTGCACACGGGGGAATGAGGCAGCAGATCGGCCCTGTGCAGGGGGATGCGGCGTTCCAGGCGCTCCGTTCCGGCATCCACCCTCTGGAGCACAAGGCCCACCTCCAGAAGCTTGAAGGTGCTGCACAGGGGGAAACGCTCCTGGGCCCGGTAGGCCAGGCGCAGCCCCCTGCCCGGCTCCAGTACGGCCACCCCGATGCGCCCGCCTCGCCGCTGTTCCAAGGACCGGAGGGCGCGGACAAAGCCCGGGGGAGTTGCCGCGAAGACGTGCAACGAGAGGGACAGCAGGCAGAGGAACAGCCTGGCGGTCATGGCCGGAAGTGGCGCCAGAGGGTGGTGGCGGCACCCAGGACCAGGTCCGCGAGGATGCTTCCGGAACGGTAGCCGAGCCTGCCCTCGCACTCCGAGAAGTCGCCCCCCATGCCGAGTCCTCCTTGGGATCCCTGCATGGCAACGGCGGACTGGGCCTGGCGACGCTCCTCCTCCAGCTTCATCCGCTCCCGGGCCCTCGCCTTGTCCAGTCCACCGCCGTCCACAAAGGCCAACACCTGACGGAGCTCGTCCCGATCGAACCAGAGACCGTGATCCCGGCAGGAGTCCAGGATGATCCCGGAGATGCGGGCATAGTTGACCCGGTTCATAAACTTGCTGCAGACCGGGCATTTCCGGTAGCGGACGGGCTCAGTCTTTGCAGGCAGGGCGGCAAGGCCCGCCGCCTCGCCCGGAAGGGCCAGGTTGCGGTCGGCCCGGACCTTGGCCAGATCCTCGAAGCGCTCCCGGGCCAGCCATATACCGGCGCACCCCGGGCACTGGAGGAGGTCGAGTCCGCCCACGGGGGTGTTGAGGAGCTTCTCGCTGCAGCCCGGGCAGTGGTAGTCCGAGCCCTCCACCTGCTCCAGGACTTCCACCTGGGTTCCGCAGTGGTGGCAGTAGCGGGAGCGCAGGGAGACCATCCCGAAGCAGTGGGGGCAGGAGACTGTGGCCAGCTGGGACCTGCAGTAGGGACACTGGACATCGTCCTCTCCCACCTGGGCGCCACAGGAGGCGCAGCGCATCACCTTGGCTTCCATGGTCCTCACCTCGGCCCCCAGTGTCGCATCAGGACCTGAGCGGGGGAAGTTTCCGGGCCTTCCTGGGATCCACGGTGACTCGACTGAGGAGCAGCCCCACCAGGATGGCCATGGCCACCTGGGCCATCTGGAGGGCACTCTCGAGGCCCGTGGCCACATGCTGGTTCCCCAGCAGGGCGAAGCTCTGCACACCGATGGTGCCGGGCACCAGGAGCACCATGGCCGGAAGCAGCGGAATGAAGGGGGACTGCCGCCAGCGCCGGGCCCAGAGGATGCTCCCCACACCCAGGAGGTAGGCCGCCACGCCGGCCCCGAACTCGGGCCCCAGCCAGTCTCCCGCCAGGCGGGAGCCACCGAAGGCCACGATGCAGGCCAGGAGCATGGGGGTGAAGTCCTTCCAGCGGGCGTTGAAGAGCACCACGAAGGCAGGGGCCACCAGGACCATCCCCAGCAGCTGCACCCAGCCGGGGAGGGGGTGGGGATGGACATCCAGGGTGGCCTTGAACCAGTGCAGCCCGATGCGCTGCGCCAGGACCATGCCCGTGGCCAGCTGGCCAAGGTCCAGGAGGGTGTGGAGACTGCGGGCCGAGCCTGCGAGGAGGTTGTCTGTGGCCATCTCGTTGGTGGCCATCACGATGCCGGGGCTGGGCACCAGGACGATGACGGCCCCCAGGGTGACCACCAGGAAGGAGACCTGGCCCAGCCAGTGACAGAGGAAGAGGCTGGCCAAGCTCGCGAAGGCCGCTCCCACCACGGGCTGGACCCGGCGGAGGGTGGGCCGCGGACCGAAGAGCCCCAGCATGAACCCGATGCAGCCGCCCAACAGGGCCCCCAGCACGAGTTCCCGCCAGCCACCCCCCAGGAAGGTGGTGACACAGGCGGAGAGCAGGGCGTTGGCCGGCACCAGCAGTCGCTTGGGATGGCGGTCGGGGGCTTCCAGGATGGCCTCCACCCGCTTCAGGGCCTCTTCCAGACTGCGCCGGTCCTCCAGCACGGCCCGGACCAGATCGAAGAGCTGGGCGGTGCGTCCCAGGTCCATGGCATCCGTGCGGCCCCGCACCAGGAAGGTGTGCTGCTTCCCCTCCAGGGTGATGTAGCTGAAGAAGCCGGTGGGGATGGCGAAGAACTGGGCCTGAAGGCCCAGCTTGAGGGCCACCTGCCCCATGGTCTCCTCGAAGCGGTGGGCCGGGGTTCCGGTGACCAGGAGAGCCCGGCCCAGAGCCATGAGGAAATCCAGTTCAGGGGGGTTGGGATGCGCGGTTCCGGCCATGAAGGAACCCTACCCCGAACCCGGGTCTGCCGTCACCCCCGCCGCGAGTGGCGCAGGATGCCCAGGAGCAGGAGGATGACCCCGACGACGATACAACTGTCAGCGATGTTGAAGGTCCAGTAGTGCCAGGAGCCGAACTGGACGTCGAGGAAGTCCACCACGGAGCCCCGGAAGACCCGGTCCAGGCCGTTGCCCAGGGCACCCCCCAGCACCAGGCCATAGGCCCAGCGCAGCATGGTGGGGGTGGCGGCCTTCAGGAACTCATAGCCGAAGTAGAGCACAGCCACGATGCCCACCCCCAGGAAGAGCCAGGAGCGGAAGCCCGCCGAGGCCCCGGCGAAGCTGCCGAAGACGGCGCCAGGGTTGAAGCCCAGGGTGAGGCTGAAGAAGCCCGGGATGACAGGGACACTCTCCCCCGGCGCGATCCGCTGCAGCACCAGGGCTTTCGAGCCCAGGTCGGCCACCAGGGCCAGGCACGGCAGCAGGAGCCAGGGGAGGCGGGCGACGCGGGAGGCCTTCACGCGCTGGCCCCGGTCCGGACGACCTCCCAGCAGCGGGGGCAGAGCGCGGCATCGTCGCCTTCACCGGCTCCACCCTTGTGGTTCCAGCAGCGGGGGCACTTGGTGCCCTCATGAGCCTTCACCTCGACCTCCAGGCCCTCACCATCCATCAGCTTGAGACCCGAGACCACCAAGAGCTCCTCCAGGCCTTCGCCCGTGGCCTCCAGGAGGGCCCGGCGGGCAGCGGGCAGGGTGACGGTGACCTCTGCATCCAGGCTGGTGCCGATGGTCTTGGCGGCCCGGTGGGGCTCCATGGCGGCCTGCACAGCCTCACGGACCTCCCAGAGGGTCTCCCAGGCGTCCGAGGCGGGACTGAAGGCCCCCTCAGGGAAGCGCTGTTCGAAGACGCTGCCTTCCACCCCCGGGATGTGCTCCCAGGCCTCGTCCGCCGTGAAGCTGATGAGGGGGGCGGCCAGGATGGCCAAGCCCTCGGCCAACCGGCGGCAGACGGTGCGGCAGCTGCGGCGGCGCAGGCTGTCGGCGGCGTCGCAGTAGAGGCGGTCCTTGATGATCTCGAAGTAGCGCCCGGAGAGCTCCAGCTGGCAGAAGGAGAGGAGGGCCTGGGTGGCCCGGATGAAGTCGAAGGAACCGTAGGCATCCTTCAGCTCCCTGGCCAGGGACAGGAAAGCATTCCAGACCCAGCGGTCCAGGGGGGTCCACTCCTGCTCGGGCAGCTCTGAAGCGGGATCAAAGGCCGAGACGGCCCCCAGGAGGAAGCGCAGAGTGTTGCGCATCTTGCGGTAGGCGTCGGCGTTGCGGTCCAGGATGTCCTTGGAGATGCGCACGTCCTCGCTGAAGTCCACGCTGGCTACCCAGAGGCGCAGGATGTCGGCACCCAGGGTCTTCATGATCTCCTCGGGGGTGATCACGTTGCCCAGGGACTTGGACATCTTCTGGCCCTTGCCGTCCAGAACGAAGCCGTGGGTCACCACGGTGTCGTAGGGCTTCTGACCG
The sequence above is drawn from the uncultured Holophaga sp. genome and encodes:
- the nudC gene encoding NAD(+) diphosphatase — translated: MSFIPGRVLGPCKDLPDLWVVVDQDRALIRERGPEPGLLESSDLPLLGIDPAAGLPLGQSPSRRGLMLRRDAALPLPEGFAWREIRSLFGLLGEEAFALAGRANLLAGWDRAHRLCGACGSGLELRAEEWAKACPACGQVYYPQICPAVIVSVVDGDRILLARNRQHRYSFFSVLAGFVEAGETLEDAVHREVLEEAGITVKNLRYFGSQPWSFPNSLMVGFQADYAGGELNPDPGELLEAGWFTRESLPEIPGSASIAWRLIEAFLRSPQRS
- the lspA gene encoding signal peptidase II, producing MKASRVARLPWLLLPCLALVADLGSKALVLQRIAPGESVPVIPGFFSLTLGFNPGAVFGSFAGASAGFRSWLFLGVGIVAVLYFGYEFLKAATPTMLRWAYGLVLGGALGNGLDRVFRGSVVDFLDVQFGSWHYWTFNIADSCIVVGVILLLLGILRHSRRG
- a CDS encoding helix-turn-helix domain-containing protein, producing the protein MALFDLLGRRWAMGILWQLSRGPATFRGIQSACESISPAILNARLKDLRQAGLVLHGEGGYRLTELGRELYGLLEPFGTWAFKWGQTLAPEEVARWKAAKDQRSTSEP
- a CDS encoding tautomerase family protein, with product MPVIQVAIQSLPPETKKSLISSLTATAAQVTGIPEAKFIVFIAEHPADAIGIGGRTLQELKAEAPH
- a CDS encoding threonine/serine exporter family protein produces the protein MAGTAHPNPPELDFLMALGRALLVTGTPAHRFEETMGQVALKLGLQAQFFAIPTGFFSYITLEGKQHTFLVRGRTDAMDLGRTAQLFDLVRAVLEDRRSLEEALKRVEAILEAPDRHPKRLLVPANALLSACVTTFLGGGWRELVLGALLGGCIGFMLGLFGPRPTLRRVQPVVGAAFASLASLFLCHWLGQVSFLVVTLGAVIVLVPSPGIVMATNEMATDNLLAGSARSLHTLLDLGQLATGMVLAQRIGLHWFKATLDVHPHPLPGWVQLLGMVLVAPAFVVLFNARWKDFTPMLLACIVAFGGSRLAGDWLGPEFGAGVAAYLLGVGSILWARRWRQSPFIPLLPAMVLLVPGTIGVQSFALLGNQHVATGLESALQMAQVAMAILVGLLLSRVTVDPRKARKLPPLRS
- a CDS encoding MarR family transcriptional regulator, with amino-acid sequence MRNESSASTSLEGADETALAVAEAFRHIQFLRQRLLGRRLAVHGLPPAQGACLRALGDHGEMTQRELGRVLDLSPAALTGLLQRMESSGLVERWSDPGDQRVMRVRPGETGRALQAKAGEAHRWILDQTLLPLPEADRLELLRLLRAVGANFEAASGTR
- a CDS encoding zf-TFIIB domain-containing protein, whose translation is MEAKVMRCASCGAQVGEDDVQCPYCRSQLATVSCPHCFGMVSLRSRYCHHCGTQVEVLEQVEGSDYHCPGCSEKLLNTPVGGLDLLQCPGCAGIWLARERFEDLAKVRADRNLALPGEAAGLAALPAKTEPVRYRKCPVCSKFMNRVNYARISGIILDSCRDHGLWFDRDELRQVLAFVDGGGLDKARARERMKLEEERRQAQSAVAMQGSQGGLGMGGDFSECEGRLGYRSGSILADLVLGAATTLWRHFRP
- the bla gene encoding class A beta-lactamase, translating into MTARLFLCLLSLSLHVFAATPPGFVRALRSLEQRRGGRIGVAVLEPGRGLRLAYRAQERFPLCSTFKLLEVGLVLQRVDAGTERLERRIPLHRADLLPHSPVCSARVGEGTLKVGELCEAAITVSDNAAGNLLLEGLGGPQGLTAGLRHLGDGVTRLDRREPDLNENRPGDPRDTTTPEAMARSASRLIEGPVLTPASRRRLRAWMAGCTTGGNRLRAGLPSSWRVLDKTGTGPRGAVNDVALVERPGSPTLLLAVYTSGGRGDLAEQEAVLVAVARLVAAELGP